In Phalacrocorax aristotelis unplaced genomic scaffold, bGulAri2.1 scaffold_191, whole genome shotgun sequence, a genomic segment contains:
- the LOC142051189 gene encoding maestro heat-like repeat-containing protein family member 6, which yields MVFLVEMLGCTSLSEELDRALEIFPMYLQSQCLGMPSLVLRGLLRLSERPDTARKTLVLLPYVMEQLQGADSDASAIALSLLSNLLRLLEGKTLSLTALALAEKLQPLFSDESSTVRELSIWLFRNTMGVVVDAKKKKMKEVVWGSLLPLLFHLHDEDKNVAKASQETLSSAGQFLKWRQLAQLGETVQAWRISECLLARNRSRAKEYLRQSQSYLRSPQEPLRREAVRFIGLIGRQVDGHEELQYIREVLQDAGRDTSLLVSSLATQALLILSLRKAESRFNLQRLSFRLLRAWTRWHSAPSKDSAQAETKQQPQP from the exons ATGGTCTTCCTCGTTGAG ATGTTGGGCTGCACCAGCCTCAGTGAAGAGCTGGACCGTGCCCTGGAAATCTTCCCCATGTAtctgcagagccagtgcctGGGGATGCCCAGCctggtgctcaggggcctcctCAGGCTCAGTGAGAGGCCCGACACG GCAAGGAAAACCCTCGTCCTGCTGCCGTATGtcatggagcagctgcagggtgctgacAGTGATGCCAGCGCCATcgccctgtccctgctcagcAACCTGCTccggctgctggaggggaagacGCTCAGCCTGACTGCCCTGGCGCTGGCTGAGAAGCTCCAGCCGCTCTTCAGCGAC GAGTCGAGCACTGTGCGGGAGCTCTCCATCTGGCTCTTCCGAAACACAATGGGGGTTGTGGTGGATGCCAAAAAGAAGAAGATGAAGGAGGTGGTGTggggcagcctgctgccactgctcttTCACCTGCACGACGAGGACAAGAATGTGGCCAAG GCCTCCCAGGAAAccctcagcagtgctggacAGTTCCTGAAGTGGCGGCAGCTGGCCCAGCTGGGCGAGACCGTGCAGGCATGGAGGATCAGCGAGTGCCTG ctggCCAGGAACAGGAGCAGGGCCAAGGAATACCTGCGCCAGAGCCAGTCCTACCTGCGGAGCCCGCAGGAGCCCCTGCGGCGGGAAGCTGTCAGGTTCATTG GGCTCATCGGACGGCAGGTGGATGGGCACGAGGAGTTGCAGTACATCAGAGAGG TCCTTCAAGATGCAGGGAGAGACACGAGTCTCCTGGTCTCCTCCCTGGCAACACAGGCGCTCCTCATCCTCAGCTTGAGGAAGGCTGAGTCGAGGTTTAACCTGCAACGGCTGAGCTTCCGGCTGCTGAGGGCATGGACGAGGTGGCACTCGGCCCCCAGCAAGGACTCTGCTCAGGCGGAGAcaaagcagcagccccagccctag
- the LOC142051190 gene encoding LOW QUALITY PROTEIN: uncharacterized protein LOC142051190 (The sequence of the model RefSeq protein was modified relative to this genomic sequence to represent the inferred CDS: substituted 1 base at 1 genomic stop codon) — MLAEILQVKWPLRRQLTPTILSLHRLYHLLEVHQSRPSPRGQDWVKKHWFQPQSVVGRIRVVXKEARVRPGKGKAVICAVLGASLSAAVEERKRRLCQADVTIDSLQVVIKSLQEQLEGNKRLLQEERNQNAILKEELRDQLLREADTLAEVEVKLSEKGVRQVYPQGVLQRARETVESFPHMYPLFKTEYLYEDNNDDRPQVLTKEVPFTATEVAKLKKDFARTPKESETEYVWRVSLSAGGDGILLSEKEAEGYWGPGVFLTTGNRRAPWSLTQRAAYWAGGLNPLERGDPLAITGTVDQLVESVQKAACLQKMYDRELKPHQSSPMMMPVDPGRMTPLIRGLPDSLKPTGIQLQGRIQNNSEGERTAATLEGIITPDHWRLGRKVWTWREVAQELINFGRKYGPDGGSFQKTETRVVRSAEQVNNRQLSIGKGQDLRPLRNNHPGRERPLSRQGLWHLGLQKGIPRDLMDGLPTPKLEKLVQKWSGKKATLGVVAAAPPLIDLEGELTREKAEN, encoded by the exons ATGCTGGCGGAGATCCTCCAG GTAAAATGGCCACTCAGAAGGCAGTTAACGCCCACGATTTTGTCTCTTCACCGGCTGTACCATCTTTTGGAGGTGCACCAATCTCGCCCCTCACCCCGAGGACAAGATTGGGTGAAAAAACATTGGTTTCAACCGCAGAGTGTAGTAGGCAGGATAAGGGTAGTGTAGAAGGAAGCTAGGGTTAGAccggggaaaggaaaagctgtaatttgCGCAGTCCTGGGAGCGAGTCTGTCAGCAGCGGTGGAAGAGAGGAAACGGAGGCTTTGTCAAGCCGATGTCACAATAGACTCACTGCAGGTGGTCATAAAGTCACTGCAGGAACAATTGGAGGGAAACAAGCGATTGttgcaggaggagagaaatcaAAATGCCATACTGAAGGAAGAATTGAGGGATCAGCTTTTGAGGGAAGCAGATACACTGGCAGAGGTAGAGGTGAAACTTTCAGAGAAAGGGGTACGGCAAGTTTACCCTCAGGGAGTCTTGCAGAGGGCAAGGGAAACTGTAGAAAGCTTCCCTCACATGTATCCACTCTTTAAAACAGAGTACTTGTATGAGGACAATAACGATGACCGTCCTCAAGTTCTCACCAAAGAAGTCCCATTTACAGCAACCGAAGTAGCAAAGTTGAAAAAAGACTTTGCAAGAACTCCGAAGGAATCGGAGACAGAATATGTGTGGAGAGTGTCCCTGTCAGCAGGGGGGGATGGAATTTTGTTGTcggagaaagaagcagaaggctATTGGGGTCCAGGTGTGTTCTTAACTACAGGTAATCGCCGAGCCCCATGGTCATTAACCCAGAGGGCTGCGTATTGGGCCGGAGGGCTGAACCCTTTGGAGAGGGGAGATCCCCTTGCCATAACAGGTACGGTGGATCAACTAGTGGAAAGCGTGCAGAAAGCAGCCTGTCTCCAAAAGATGTATGATCGGGAGCTCAAGCCCCACCAGAGTTCCCCGATGATGATGCCTGTAGACCCAGGGAGGATGACTCCCCTGATCCGGGGACTCCCTGACTCCCTGAAACCCACTGGGATCCAATTACAGGGgagaattcaaaataattccGAAGGAGAAAGAACTGCGGCCACTCTGGAAGGGATAATAACCCCTGACCATTGGCGGTTGGGAAGGAAAGTGTGGACGTGGAGGGAGGTAGCgcaggaattaattaattttgggagaaaatatgGCCCTGATGGTGGATCGTTCCAAAAAACCGAAACAAGGGTTGTACGGTCTGCAGAGCAAGTTAACAATCGGCAGCTGTCAATTGGGAAGGGCCAGGATTTGAGGCCACTCCGCAACAATCATCCCGGGAGAGAGAGACCCCTAAGTCGACAGGGCTTATGGCATCTAGGGCTTCAGAAGGGCATTCCTCGAGACCTGATGGATGGACTCCCGACCCCAAAATTGGAAAAACTTGTACAGAAATGGTCAGGGAAGAAGGCCACTCTCGGAGTAGTTGCCGCTGCTCCACCCCTGATAGATCTTGAGGGGGAGCTGACTAGGGAAAAGGCGGAAAACTAG